One window from the genome of Musa acuminata AAA Group cultivar baxijiao chromosome BXJ1-4, Cavendish_Baxijiao_AAA, whole genome shotgun sequence encodes:
- the LOC135666096 gene encoding vacuolar protein 8-like, producing MHGRRSFLLLLLIRREIKSQLHEDDSESMKSEMEEEEEEEKAGCSLRQLEGISIRRATEVIGSLISSSYCSRSFPAKWQLIRDKLEQIRSALAAAADGGDSAANTELVGLLQAITSTANETRLLANKCSDEAYGGGRLRLRSDLDVVACRLHLHSKRLEEIYASGVLTLSRAIVVSRPGVGANREDMRFYVKDLISRLKIGNLEMRVGALKALNQVLCEDEKYVRILVVEVAEGVALLASFLESGIEGVAEEAAEAISAIAGFDSHRAALATAGAVAPLIRLLEIGTESAKERAAGALKRMTENSDNAWSVSAQGGVSALLKICGNSGSSGELIRSSCGVLKSLGGVEEIRRFMVEEEAVSIFVKLSRSKEETSQVQAIEFLTAMAYEDDAIKEKAMKEGVLGSLVELLDPNSPCSSKAKEVALRAIEAFCFSSPSTMNVLMSSGFLDRVLSLLRSGEMPLQEPALKAVARLSALSHAIKKAMGDAGFIPELVKLLENRLFQVREMAAEALSGMISIQTNRRRFIKQDDNVNRMLQLLHPGEKSVTKTHVLSALVCLADSGGVRRKIAASGCVKHLEELAESDVRDAKRIIKRLSTSRFRSMLSGMWS from the coding sequence ATGCATGGACGCAGatcgtttcttcttcttcttcttatacgGAGGGAGATCAAAAGTCAGTTGCATGAGGATGATTCCGAGTCTATGAAATCAGagatggaagaagaagaggaggaggagaaagccgGTTGCAGTCTTCGGCAACTTGAAGGGATTAGCATCCGCCGAGCGACGGAGGTCATCGGTTCGCTGATCTCCTCCTCCTACTGCAGCCGATCCTTCCCTGCGAAATGGCAACTGATCCGGGACAAGCTGGAACAGATCCGCTCTGCATTAGCCGCTGCAGCAGATGGCGGAGACTCTGCAGCGAACACAGAGCTCGTCGGACTGTTGCAAGCTATAACATCGACCGCAAATGAGACGCGGTTGTTGGCCAACAAGTGTAGCGATGAGGCTTACGGCGGCGGGAGGCTCCGCCTGAGGAGTGATCTTGATGTGGTAGCCTGCAGGCTCCACCTCCATTCGAAGCGCCTGGAAGAGATCTACGCATCTGGGGTTCTGACCCTTTCTCGAGCCATAGTCGTGTCGAGGCCCGGCGTCGGAGCGAACCGGGAGGACATGCGGTTCTACGTAAAGGATCTCATCTCCAGGCTAAAGATCGGCAATTTGGAGATGAGAGTTGGAGCTTTGAAGGCCCTCAACCAAGTCCTGTGCGAGGACGAGAAGTACGTGAGGATTCTGGTGGTAGAAGTAGCGGAAGGTGTTGCTCTGCTAGCGAGCTTTCTTGAATCCGGGATCGAGGGTGTTGCAGAGGAAGCAGCGGAGGCGATCTCGGCTATCGCAGGTTTTGATTCACACAGAGCAGCTCTTGCCACGGCTGGTGCCGTCGCGCCATTGATTCGATTACTGGAGATTGGAACTGAATCGGCGAAGGAGAGAGCAGCCGGAGCTCTGAAGAGAATGACAGAGAACTCGGACAATGCATGGTCGGTTTCAGCTCAAGGAGGCGTCTCTGCGCTCCTCAAGATATGTGGCAATTCCGGCAGCAGCGGAGAGCTGATTCGGTCATCTTGTGGCGTACTGAAGAGCCTCGGCGGCGTGGAAGAGATCAGGAGGTTCATGGTGGAAGAAGAGGCGGTCTCCATCTTCGTGAAGCTCTCGAGATCGAAAGAAGAAACTTCGCAAGTCCAAGCCATAGAATTCTTGACCGCAATGGCCTACGAAGACGACGCCATCAAGGAGAAGGCGATGAAAGAAGGCGTGCTCGGCTCACTGGTGGAGCTCCTCGATCCCAATTCCCCCTGTTCATCGAAGGCCAAAGAGGTCGCGCTCAGGGCTATCGAGGCCTTCTGCTTCTCATCTCCGAGCACCATGAACGTCTTGATGAGCTCGGGGTTCCTCGACCGCGTTCTTTCCTTGCTAAGGAGCGGCGAGATGCCTCTTCAGGAGCCTGCGCTGAAGGCCGTGGCTCGCCTCTCCGCGCTATCCCATGCGATCAAGAAGGCGATGGGGGATGCCGGCTTCATCCCGGAGCTCGTGAAACTACTGGAGAACAGGTTGTTTCAGGTGCGGGAGATGGCCGCTGAGGCACTCTCGGGGATGATATCGATCCAAACAAACCGTAGGCGATTCATCAAACAGGACGACAACGTGAACCGGATGCTGCAGCTGCTCCACCCCGGAGAGAAGTCGGTGACCAAGACGCATGTGCTCTCTGCTCTGGTGTGCTTGGCCGATAGCGGCGGCGTCCGGAGAAAGATTGCGGCTTCTGGGTGCGTGAAACACTTGGAGGAACTTGCAGAGAGTGATGTAAGAGACGCTAAAAGAATCATCAAAAGGCTGTCTACCAGCAGATTTCGgagcatgttgtccggcatgtggaGCTGA
- the LOC135666103 gene encoding sugar transport protein MST3-like: MDILSSRCSTGAVGRALSLSVPAAAAASAINEEKLPTGMAITGFVSGRSSTQKAYPGKTTPFVILTCLVAATSGLIFGYDLGISGGVTSMEPFLSKFFPSVHRKMMMAAERSSNQYCKFDSQLLTTFTSSLYLATLVTSLLASTVTRALGRKNSMLIGGVIFLAGSVMNGAAENVAMLIVGRILLGVGVGFACQSTPLYLSEMAPPHLRGMLNMGFQLMITFGIFSANLVNYGTSKIIGDWSWRISLSLAAVPAMIITVGSVFLPDSPNSLVARGHTEKARTTLQRIRGIQDVDEEFNDMVAASDESKRVRHGWSNMGKRKHRPQLVMAVLLPSFQQLTGINVIMFYAPVLFKTIGFGSNGSLMSAVIVGLVNMFATLVSISTVDKIGRRLLYLEGGPQMFVCQIIVGTLIAVNFGSTGEASMSKLYAWIVVAFICIYVAGFAWSWGPLTILLPSEIFPLEIRTAAQSLAISVNMFFTFSIAQAFLPLLCHLKFGLFYFFGGWVVIMTTFIYFFLPETKNIPIEKMVLVWRDHWFWGRFIDDDGRAHGGQEPVDAVENNRKVVSAI; the protein is encoded by the exons ATGGATATTTTAAGCTCCCGATGCAGTACTGGAGCTGTTGgtagagctctctctctctctgttccggcagctgctgctgcttctgcaaTTAACGAGGAGAAGCTTCCCACAGGAATGGCTATTACTGGTTTTGTGTCAGGTAGAAGCAGCACCCAAAAGGCTTATCCCGGGAAGACGACTCCCTTCGTGATTCTTACGTGCCTTGTCGCAGCCACCAGCGGTCTAATCTTTGGTTATGATTTAGGCATCTCAG GTGGAGTCACCTCCATGGAGCCGTTCCTATCAAAGTTCTTCCCTTCGGTACACAGAAAGATGATGATGGCGGCAGAGAGGAGTTCCAACCAGTACTGCAAGTTCGACAGCCAACTCCTCACCACATTCACCTCCTCACTCTACTTAGCGACTCTCGTCACCTCCTTGTTGGCATCGACCGTGACGAGGGCACTCGGAAGGAAGAACTCCATGCTCATTGGGGGTGTCATCTTCCTCGCTGGATCTGTCATGAACGGTGCCGCCGAGAACGTCGCGATGCTCATCGTCGGCCGAATCCTTCTCGGTGTCGGTGTTGGGTTCGCCTGTCAG TCAACTCCTCTTTACCTTTCGGAAATGGCTCCGCCTCATCTCCGCGGCATGCTTAACATGGGATTCCAACTAATGATAACCTTCGGCATCTTCTCTGCCAATCTCGTCAACTACGGCACCTCCAAGATCATAGGTGACTGGAGCTGGCGCATCAGCTTATCACTTGCCGCAGTCCCTGCCATGATCATCACAGTAGGCTCTGTGTTCCTCCCCGACTCCCCCAACTCGCTTGTGGCTCGCGGTCACACCGAGAAGGCGAGAACGACGCTTCAAAGGATCCGCGGCATCCAAGACGTGGACGAGGAATTCAATGACATGGTTGCAGCAAGCGATGAATCGAAGAGGGTTCGACATGGTTGGtccaacatgggaaagagaaagCACAGGCCACAGCTTGTGATGGCTGTGCTGTTGCCTTCGTTTCAGCAGCTGACGGGGATCAATGTCATCATGTTCTACGCTCCGGTGCTCTTCAAGACCATTGGGTTCGGCAGCAATGGGTCCCTGATGTCCGCAGTCATCGTAGGTCTGGTGAACATGTTTGCCACATTGGTTTCCATCTCGACCGTGGACAAGATAGGGAGGAGATTGCTCTACTTGGAGGGCGGACCTCAAATGTTTGTTTGCCAG ATCATTGTCGGAACGCTGATAGCGGTGAACTTTGGGAGCACCGGCGAAGCCAGCATGTCGAAGCTGTATGCTTGGATCGTGGTGGCCTTCATCTGCATCTACGTCGCAGGGTTTGCATGGTCGTGGGGGCCGCTGACCATCCTGCTACCCAGTGAGATCTTCCCACTGGAGATCCGAACGGCCGCCCAAAGCTTGGCCATATCAGTCAACATGTTCTTCACCTTCTCCATCGCCCAGGCCTTCCTCCCCTTGCTCTGCCACCTCAAGTTTGGGCTCTTCTACTTCTTCGGAGGCTGGGTGGTGATCATGACCACCTTTATCTACTTCTTTCTGCCCGAGACCAAGAACATCCCCATCGAGAAGATGGTTCTTGTTTGGAGAGATCATTGGTTCTGGGGCAGATTCATCGATGATGACGGCCGTGCTCATGGAGGCCAGGAGCCGGTGGATGCAGTGGAGAACAACAGAAAGGTAGTCTCTGCTATCTGA
- the LOC135666110 gene encoding vesicle-associated protein 4-2-like: protein MSRGMALANENPEASGGGNVWNLCRIPFWQAGGSGSSSSSAAAGVSHHHVIHGHAPRSAEGSDTQYSGASGSVSSVAKSLLLTRRRLRLDPASKLYFPYEPGKQVRSAIKIKNTSKSPVAFKFQTTSPKSCFMRPPGAILSPGEHIIATVFKFVEHPENNEKVLDQKNKVKFKIVSLKVKGPMEYVPELFDEQKDQVAVEQILSVVFLNVERPSPRLDKLKRQLAEADAAVEAQKKPPEETGPRILGEGLVIDEWKERRERYLAQHQVEFIDSV from the exons ATGAGCAGAGGAATGGCGTTAGCTAACGAGAATCCCGAGGCGTCCGGTGGCGGCAACGTCTGGAACCTCTGCCGGATACCCTTCTGGCAGGCCGGCGGCAGCGGCTCCTCCTCGTCATCTGCCGCTGCGGGGGTGAGTCACCACCACGTCATCCACGGACATGCACCTCGATCGGCGGAGGGATCCGACACGCAGTACTCCGGTGCCTCCGGCTCCGTCTCGTCGGTGGCCAAGTCGCTGCTGCTCACCCGGCGCCGCCTTCGTCTTGATCCCGCCAGCAAGCTCTACTTCCCTT ATGAACCTGGAAAGCAAGTCAGGAGTGCGATCAAGATTAAGAATACAAGCAAGTCACCTGTAGCATTTAAG TTTCAAACTACCTCCCCAAAAAGCTGTTTCATGCGCCCTCCTGGAGCAATACTTTCTCCTGGGGAACATATTATAGCAACTG ttttcaAGTTTGTGGAGCACCCAGAGAACAATGAAAAAGTTCTAGATCAAAAAAACAAGGTCAAGTTTAAGATTGTAAGTTTGAAGGTCAAAGGACCAATGGAGTATGTACCTGAACTG TTTGATGAGCAGAAAGACCAGGTTGCCGTGGAGCAAATTTTGAGCGTAGTATTCTTGAATGTCGAGCGTCCTTCTCCG CGATTGGATAAATTGAAGCGCCAACTAGCCGAGGCTGATGCAGCAGTTGAGGCACAGAAGAAACCTCCCGAAGAAACTGGGCCGAGGATACTCGGTGAAGGGCTAGTCATAGATGAGTGG AAAGAACGGAGAGAAAGATATCTGGCTCAGCATCAGGTCGAATTCATTGACTCCGTATGA